One genomic segment of Motacilla alba alba isolate MOTALB_02 chromosome 1A, Motacilla_alba_V1.0_pri, whole genome shotgun sequence includes these proteins:
- the LOC119708691 gene encoding C-type lectin domain family 2 member B-like, translated as MPPGSPAALETPRAGSGATAGRGDPPGWLLGTPRPRHCPNSRIQGSGSLFSNVWLWRAVAGVLTAAVILISCIQFEKPSLAKEFPVCPPLDLCPSGWLYFQRKCYFLSESEAAWNSSQSQCSSHNASLLVIENHQELRFMMKITKQDPWIGLYKRNEEFFWVNGKALDNELFEVKGSGSCAYLESKGVSASGCYLTRKWVCSLNINSA; from the exons ATGCCGCCCGGGAGCCCCGCAGCGCTGGAAACGCCCCGTGCTGGCAGCGGAGCGACTGCCGGGAGAGGGGACCCGCCCGGGTggctcctggggacacctcGTCCCCGCCACTGCCCGAACAGCCGGATACAGGGCAGCGGCA gtcTGTTTTCAAACGTCTGGCTGTGGCGAGCTGTCGCTGGAGTCCTTACTGCTGCTGTCATTTTGATTTCATGTATTCAGTTTG AAAAGCCTTCTCTAGCCAAAGAGTTTCCTGTGTGTCCTCCCCTGGACTTGTGTCCATCAGGCTGGCTGTACTTCCAGAGGAAGTGTTACTTCCTCTCAGAGAGTGAAGCTGCCTGGAACTCCAGCCAGAGCCAGTGCTCTTCCCACAACGCTTCCCTGCTGGTCATCGAGAATCATCAGGAGCTG AGGTTTATGATGAAGATAACGAAGCAAGACCCATGGATTGGACTCTATAAAAGAAATGAAGAGTTCTTTTGGGTAAATGGAAAAGCATTAGACAATGAACT GTTTGAAGTAAAAggctctggcagctgtgccTATCTGGAGTCCAAAGGAGTCTCAGCCTCAGGATGTTATTTAACCAGAAAATGGGTCTGTAGCTTGAATATCAACTCAGCATAA
- the LOC119708756 gene encoding killer cell lectin-like receptor subfamily B member 1B allele A, translating into MAENVLYADLNLPEPTRPRILTVPDVQGKSCCSRTRGAALVAVLLVIILLVVIALYLTLTTAGSQQDTTALTFSSQNVSTPLSPTSQENSTKLPPSHEEAPGKSCCSTTRVAVLVTEIILLLLIVVCQILPCKSHCSRTQVAVLVVVLVPIVLALILSWTLPRGPTANSQQDSTTTIPEEALGCPPPWKKHGRKCYFFSPEGKAKDWNGSRAECTAKGSDLVVIDSREELSYLLSQSRFNYYFLGLTYSPEEQKWKWINTVEHDPAMFSIRGIYHDYFCTVIGFDEVQSAPCGGSTTTQNMCEKAATMTKRLQKES; encoded by the exons ATGGCAGAAAATGTCCTTTATGCTGACCTGAACTTGCCTGAACCAACCAGACCCAGAATCCTGACGGTCCCTGATGTCCAAG GTAAAAGCTGTTGTTCCAGAACACGAGGTGCTGCTCTGGTTGCTGTCCTGCTTGTGATCATCCTCCTAGTTGTCATAGCACTGTATCTGACACTCACCACGG CAGGCAGCCAACAGGACACCACAGCACTGACCTTCAGCAGCCAAAATGTCTCAACACCATTGTCCCCCACCAGCCAAGAGAACTCCACAAAGTTACCCCCCAGCCATGAGGAGGCACCAG GGAAAAGTTGTTGTTCCACAACACGAGTTGCTGTCCTGGTTACTGAGAtaatcctgctcctgctcattGTTGTGTGCCAGATACTCCCAT GCAAAAGCCATTGTTCCAGAACACAAGTTGCTGTCCTGGTTGTTGTCCTGGTTCCCATTGTACTGGCCCTAATCCTGTCTTGGACACTCCCAC GTGGTCCAACTGCAAACAGCCAACAGGACTCAACAACAACCATCCCTGAAGAGGCACTAG gcTGCCCCCCACCATGGAAAAAACATGGGAGAAAATGCtacttcttttctccagagGGGAAAGCAAAGGACTGGAATGGCTCCCGTGCAGAATGCACTGCCAAGGGCTCAGACCTGGTGGTCATTgacagcagggaagagctg AGTTACCTGCTCTCACAATCAAGATTTAACTACTACTTCCTTGGTCTCACATACTCTCCAGAGGAGCAGAAGTGGAAGTGGATCAACACCGTGgaacatgacccagccat GTTCAGCATACGTGGAATTTACCATGACTATTTCTGCACGGTCATTGGATTTGATGAAGTACAATCTGCACCTTGTGGTGGATCCACAACAACACAAAATATGTGTGAAAAAGCTGCTACAATGACAAAAAGGCTTCAGAAGGAGAGCTAA
- the LOC119708757 gene encoding killer cell lectin-like receptor subfamily B member 1B allele B, translated as MAENVLYADLNLPEPTRPRILTVPDVQGSGCTYAEVKVKAQDTNAAANCKSSGKSCCSRKHVAILVVIILVLVLAVYLIITYGPTANSQQDSTTTIPEEALGCPPPWKKHGRKCYFFSPEAKAKDLKGFRAECTAKGSDLVVIDSREELSYLLSQSRFNYYLLGLTYSPEEQKWKWINTVEHDPAMFRISRIYPDYLCTVIGFGEVQSAPCGGSTTTQNMCEKAATMTKRLQKES; from the exons ATGGCAGAAAATGTCCTTTATGCTGACCTGAACTTGCCTGAACCAACCAGACCCAGAATCCTGACGGTCCCTGATGTCCAAG GCTCAGGTTGTACCTACGCAGAAGTGAAAGTGAAAGCCCAAGACACAAATGCTGCAGCAAACTGCAAATCATCAG GTAAAAGCTGTTGTTCCAGAAAACATGTTGCTATATTGGTGGTGATAATCCTCGTACTGGTCCTGGCAGTATATTTAATAATCACGT ATGGTCCAACTGCAAACAGCCAACAGGACTCAACAACAACCATCCCTGAAGAGGCACTAG gcTGCCCCCCACCATGGAAAAAACATGGGAGAAAATGCtacttcttttctccagagGCGAAAGCAAAGGACTTGAAAGGCTTCCGTGCAGAATGCACTGCCAAGGGCTCAGACCTGGTGGTCATTgacagcagggaagagctg AGTTACCTGCTCTCACAATCAAGATTTAACTACTACTTACTTGGTCTCACATACTCTCCAGAGGAGCAGAAGTGGAAGTGGATCAACACCGTGgaacatgacccagccat gTTCAGGATAAGTAGAATTTACCCTGACTATCTCTGCACGGTCATTGGATTTGGTGAAGTACAATCTGCACCTTGTGGTGGATCCACAACAACACAAAATATGTGTGAAAAAGCTGCTACAATGACAAAAAGGCTTCAGAAGGAGAGCTAA